One region of Hemiscyllium ocellatum isolate sHemOce1 chromosome 4, sHemOce1.pat.X.cur, whole genome shotgun sequence genomic DNA includes:
- the ndufb9 gene encoding NADH dehydrogenase [ubiquinone] 1 beta subcomplex subunit 9, giving the protein MAAYLTHQQKVLRLYKRALRHLESWCIFRDKYRFYACMLRARFDEHKDEKDMVKATKLLKAGEEEFWATQHSQPYIFPDSPGGTSYERYDCYKTPEFYLDYWHPSEKAMYPDYFAKREQWKKLRLMSWEKEVKQLKQEVTDNPKSEVLPPARKEGDLPPLWWNIVTRPRERPT; this is encoded by the exons ATGGCTGCTTATTTGACTCACCAGCAGAAAGTGCTTCGGCTTTACAAACGGGCTCTGCGACACTTGGAATCCTGGTGCATTTTCAG AGACAAGTATCGTTTTTATGCCTGCATGCTACGAGCAAGGTTTGATGAACATAAAGATGAAAAGGACATGGTGAAGGCTACTAAGCTGCTGAAAGCTGGTGAGGAAGAATTCTGGGCAACGCAGCATTCTCAGCCCTACATCTTCCCTGATTCACCAGGAGGCACATCTTACGAGAGATACGATTGCTACAAG ACACCAGAATTTTATTTGGATTATTGGCATCCATCTGAAAAGGCAATGTATCCAGATTATTTTGCCAAGCGAGAACAATGGAAGAAGCTGCGTCTCATGAGTTGGGAGAAAGAG gtgaagcagctgaagcagGAAGTGACTGATAATCCTAAGAGCGAGGTTCTTCCCCCTGCTCGTAAGGAGGGTGATCTTCCTCCACTGTGGTGGAACATTGTCACAAGACCCCGTGAACGCCCAACGTAG